The following proteins are encoded in a genomic region of Cryptomeria japonica chromosome 11, Sugi_1.0, whole genome shotgun sequence:
- the LOC131063070 gene encoding brassinosteroid-responsive RING protein 1-like, with protein sequence MEFPAGHHGFLIGRLLRCLAFVFAFIDNTMCYLLSFVGLSNPVRHESNGQREFQEIPSVLSLPLDGDMVRNKLHVIKFQSFADSYGEIDEDVMCAVCLNSLERDDEIREFCNCSHIFHRDCLDKWIDHHQTTCPLCRCPLIAQKEIVHQSQDNNHEDWISFLFGGGDLVISF encoded by the coding sequence ATGGAATTTCCTGCAGGCCACCATGGTTTCCTTATAGGAAGACTGCTGCGTTGCTTAGCATTTGTGTTTGCTTTTATAGACAATACAATGTGCTATCTTCTTTCTTTTGTTGGGCTGAGCAATCCAGTACGCCATGAAAGCAATGGGCAGAGAGAATTTCAAGAAATCCCTTCTGTCCTTTCGTTGCCTTTAGATGGTGACATGGTTAGAAATAaattgcatgtcatcaaatttcagAGTTTTGCAGATAGTTATGGTGAGATTGATGAGGATGTTATGTGTGCTGTTTGCTTAAACTCGTTGGAGAGAGATGATGAAATTCGGGAGTTTTGTAATTGCTCTCATATATTTCATAGGGATTGTTTGGATAAGTGGATTGATCACCATCAGACTACATGCCCTCTCTGCAGATGTCCTCTGATTGCACAGAAAGAAATTGTTCATCAGAGCCAAGATAACAATCATGAAGATTGGATCTCCTTTCTATTCGGAGGTGGAGATTTGGTCATTTCATTTTAG